In Pseudomonas alcaliphila JAB1, a single window of DNA contains:
- a CDS encoding type III PLP-dependent enzyme, giving the protein MSIKVEDYYAPATFQRMKAFADQHETPFVVIDRQIIADAYDQLGNCFPFAKIYYAVKANPATEIIELLRDKGSSFDIASIYELDKVMATGVGPERISYGNTIKKSRDIRYFFDKGVRLFATDSEADLRNIAKAAPGSKIYVRILTEGSTSADWPLSRKFGCQPDMALDLLILAKQLGLVPYGISFHVGSQQRDIDVWDAAIAKVKVIFERLKEEDGITLQMINMGGGFPANYIQRTNDLETYAEEITRFLKEDFGDELPEIILEPGRSLIANAGVLVSEVVLVARKSRTAVERWVYADVGKFSGLIETMDEAIKFPIWTEKKGEMEEVVIAGPTCDSADIMYENYKYGLPLNLASGDRLYWLSTGAYTTSYSAVEFNGFPPLKSYYL; this is encoded by the coding sequence ATGTCGATCAAGGTCGAAGACTACTACGCACCCGCCACTTTCCAGCGCATGAAGGCGTTCGCCGATCAGCACGAAACCCCGTTCGTGGTGATCGACCGGCAGATCATCGCCGATGCCTACGATCAACTGGGCAACTGCTTCCCGTTCGCCAAGATCTACTACGCGGTCAAGGCCAACCCGGCCACCGAGATCATCGAGCTGCTGCGTGACAAGGGCTCGAGCTTCGACATCGCCTCGATCTACGAGCTGGACAAGGTGATGGCCACCGGCGTTGGCCCGGAGCGCATCAGCTATGGCAACACCATCAAGAAGTCCCGTGATATTCGCTACTTCTTCGACAAGGGCGTGCGCCTGTTCGCCACCGACTCCGAAGCCGATCTGCGCAACATCGCCAAGGCCGCGCCGGGTTCGAAGATTTACGTGCGCATCCTCACCGAAGGCTCGACCAGTGCCGACTGGCCACTGAGCCGCAAGTTCGGCTGCCAGCCGGACATGGCCCTGGATCTGCTGATCCTGGCCAAGCAACTGGGTCTGGTGCCTTACGGCATTTCCTTCCACGTAGGCTCGCAGCAACGCGACATCGACGTGTGGGACGCGGCCATCGCCAAGGTCAAGGTGATCTTCGAGCGCCTGAAGGAAGAGGACGGCATCACTCTGCAGATGATCAACATGGGCGGCGGCTTCCCGGCCAACTACATCCAGCGCACCAATGACCTGGAAACCTACGCCGAAGAAATCACCCGCTTCCTCAAGGAAGACTTCGGCGACGAACTGCCGGAAATCATCCTCGAGCCGGGCCGTTCGCTGATCGCCAACGCCGGCGTGCTGGTCTCCGAAGTGGTGCTGGTGGCGCGCAAGTCGCGTACCGCCGTCGAGCGCTGGGTGTATGCCGACGTCGGCAAGTTCAGCGGCCTGATCGAAACCATGGACGAAGCCATCAAGTTCCCCATCTGGACCGAGAAGAAGGGCGAGATGGAAGAGGTGGTGATCGCCGGCCCGACCTGCGACAGCGCCGACATCATGTACGAGAACTACAAGTACGGCCTGCCGCTCAACCTGGCCAGCGGCGACCGCCTGTACTGGCTGTCCACCGGTGCCTACACCACCAGCTACAGCGCGGTGGAATTCAATGGCTTCCCGCCGCTGAAATCCTACTACCTGTAA